The Citrus sinensis cultivar Valencia sweet orange chromosome 4, DVS_A1.0, whole genome shotgun sequence DNA segment GGGAGttgcaaatatataaaaatataaccaattatcataatctttttatatgtagtgaattatttaatatgtGGGTGTGAAAAATTGGGGTTGCATAAATCGAGTTTTCCTTTCGAGTTGCAAAATTCAGCccaaatgaatttgaaattcaaattcaaaccaaattaaattcagtttagttttgtattaaatttcgatttggataaaaaattcGGGTTTGAATTTCAGTTCAGATTGCAATTCggattacaaaaaaaaatcctaattcaattttaaattccaGCCCcagattatttaaaaaaaaaaacctgatgcaaatgaaaaacaaaagtcaAATGAATACCAAGCAGATAAGTACTTAAgtcttaaaacaaaagttagcaaacaacataaaataaataacatgtaCCAAGCTACCGAAGTTACATCTCCAAATGACAGAAAACATAATAGATCAATAATCCATCTCCATCAACACTCAAGACAATAACACTTACAATGTTAAGAAACCAAATCAGCAACAATTATCCTCCACCAATCAAGCATAAACGGACAGAAAATGGACATTTTGTAAAAGGAAACGATTGACATAGAGTTTTCGATACTACTGTTGCCATTGTGTACTATAACCGTACATTAATATGTAATTGCTTCTTATTCTTGACCCAAATCAATGTACGTACCTACTGTTGCAATCGAAAATCTTAATGTTTGATCTTTCATACACCACCATGttgttgtttttaaattaatttaccaaattttttatagcAAAAATTTATGACGGGTACACACTTTCGAACACTGTTCTGGTTTTgtatctttgaaaaaaaaaaaagaaggcaaACAAACCAATGCCAAGAATTCAGAGGTTTCGACAcattataatacaaataaaaatacaaagacaTACGAAAGGCAAGCGAAGAATATATGAAAACACAAAGACAAACCTACCCGCAATAAGAATGAGATAACATAAATGCTACCAGTCTACTCCCACAAACAAAAAGAGAACAGGAAAGGCAAGCCAAGAATAAATTTGGTAATAAGATCAATCAAAgccaaatatatattaaacgGCTTATGAGCTTCAGCAATCAAACCTTACCTTGCGCGGGAGACAAGGAACGGACGGACGGACGACGGTGGCGGCAGCGACGACAGCAGCTGGAACGAGGCAGAAAAGCCGCTCAAGAACGGCCGGAAGCTGCAGTTGCGGCTGATCAACCATTGATACAGCGCCAGCGCCCCTAAACGGAACGCCCGGACAGCGGCGTCGGAGTTTGTTAggttaatcttttttttttgacgttttatatttttttccaggattcctctatgatgctgtaattttttttacagcatcaataatgttttaattgtGCACCATTGGATTAATCTAATggtatacaatatttttactaaagtaaaaaaattaaaaacaatgttAAACAATTTGTCAACCGTTCAAGAGGTGGAGaaatgtttgtaaaataattgtgactACCCTTAGAGTTTAAagcaatttcacttaaatagcatattttatttataattacttttcaactctccttgaaatttgcattgtgacaattttttataaataaattttccaaaatcTATTACCAATAAGtatacaatataatatgaggtaggttatttaacacaaatcatataaataaattgcaattgcaaaatttatatatgatataacactaataaataacacaactaagtaTATATACTTTAGTAAACGTCATACTCacatcaataaactcattGGTGAGATTGcttgtaatttaaaaactacTTGATCACTCAtgttgtaataaaatttaaaatcgcatattaaaattctcattattttatataatactaAGGACCATTGTATAATTGATCATGgagtatatattatttttaacacccaTTTAATGTACCTATTCTTTGaactttttgtttatcttataattaatattcttacatgataggaattttaagttttacaagtctatatattttcattttattttcaaatatcactttgtttatttcataaaagttaaatctaatatatattccTAATGAGCTTTTGTTTATGAATcatgaaacattattttattgacaTCTTTTGATtgtaataacaaaattttatattactaagagttgttacttttattatgGTAATTActagtgacaataaataaaatattacctccaataatatttatgtgGAAAAATTGggaaagaaaatctttttatatttttatttacatggtAGAAAATTATCCAAGCCttataaactttaattttcacaagcttgttttcattttattttcaaatgtcactttgttaatttcataaaagtttaATCTAACATATATTcctaattaactttaatttatgaatcatgaaaaattattttatcattattattttattgtaattataaaatttttatgttactaaGAGCCATTGCTTTTATTATGATAAGtaatagtgacaataaataaaatattacatccaataatatttaatgacaaaatgagaaaaattaattgtatatttttatatttccattataaagACATAGTTTAGAatactttaacttaaaattttgacgcAATATTTGAGTCATTAATATCTCATAGTGTAATGGTTAATATTGAAAGTCAAAGCATAACTTCATAATGTCATATCCTCCACCAttgaattgcatgaaattaatagtttaatttgttgttaaaaatttaaatcaaaatatttctcactatatatttatatagccatatatatatatatttcattagtgaataaaatatttctcatttgttgtgACTCATAGTATTactaataaaacatatataaaatattttattacaatgccttctattatcattattgtttaggtattaatggtttgtaattaaattcatacaatacaaattattataagactTTATGTAATATCTTTATATAAAGTATTATTGAAATAACATTACTtgttaattacatttattttaatgctactaaatatatttctaatactaaatgtaaaagtaaaaacaaaatgtaaaattgtaaaggtacaaacaaaatgtaaaattgtAAAGTAAGAGAATtaatacataataattttaattccaaaattactttttaattccaaaattacttgtatttctttcattttttgatgatttaaaatattcatcaattgattagatataaaataatttaaaatatgaagaaatatCACAACTTGCAGATTACTTGTTACATAATTACTtatccattaaaattaaattaagggtGAAGATTCTAATATTAAATCCAATGATCCCATCATTGATTGtgggatttttatttattataatataaatcttcgtttatcaattaattaaaaatataaaaatctatatttacTTGCAACATGAAGATTACTTGTTATGATTTAAAtggctaattttttattcactgtATCAAATGAATGGTAAACAGAAAACCCTAACATCCAAGAGTCCACAACAATCCTATTATCAATATTGTAAAAACTCATAAAGTACTATAAAGAAATcctaaacaaaaaattcagaGAATATGTATGTTAAAtgagtgttaaaaataatatatacttcataatcaattatacaatggtccttaatattatataaaataatgagtatTTGGATAtaagatattaaattttattaaaacatgtgtGATCAAGTATTTTTTAGGTTATAAGAAATGTCACCaatgagtttattgatgtaCATATGACATTCACTTAAGTATATGtatttagttgtgttatttattagtgttatttattagtgttatttattagtgttatttattagtgttatattatataattaattttacaattgcaacttatttattttatttgtattaaataacctactttatattatattttataattaatgttaatagattttggaagatttatttaaaaaagattatcacaatacaaatttaaaggagagttgaaaagtaattttaaataaaatatgttcttTAAGTGAAATTGCTTCAAACATTAAGGGTGGTCAcagttattttacaaaatttctcCCCCCCTTGACTGGTTAACAAACtgtttacaattattttttaatttttttccataatctttttcttttactttttttttaaataaacaaaatcgGTTCTATTCCGGTTCGATTAAACCGAGTCGGATCGGAAATGAATTTTACGTTCCGTTCGATCAACCGATCCGAAAAAAATTTGGTTAGTGCTATCTTTTccactaatttttattaaggtaataatatataaaataaacctcAATTTCCTTACAATCAATCCCATAAAGTCAGATCCACAACTAAGTTTGTGTTGACTTACACATGTCGGCAAACAAATCTGGCGCGTATTAAAGAAACACTGTTTTCTATTTGCTATTTAGGTTTCTATCGCATAACTCAAAactcaatttcttttcttcacgAATAAgtttatagtttaaaaaagggtaaaagtttgtttagtccctatattatgaggttagtatctatttagtccctgtatttttaaaaacacctcaaaatgtccctgctactaaatattgacacttacgccattattttttttttatttttaacttgcttttataatattacatttttacaataatgtttcttttttggatactaataaaaaattaaattatcaaattaaactcaaaaataaaataaaaacaaaaaaggtatatattaatttttgtggaagctcacgtatgtctaaaaaattaatatcgtaaaaaattacattatcaatttttttagaaaaattaatattttaactcaagagtatgttccacaaaaattaatatatatatatatatatttttttttttttggtgttaaactggtaatttatttttttctttttaataatgtctaaaaaaattattataatagggttatttttttctttttaataatgtctaaaaaattattataatagggcagtattataaaaataagttaaaaggaacaaaagataatggtaaaagtgtcaataatttaatggtagggatggtttaaggtatttttaaaaatataaagactaaacggacactaacttcaaaatatagggactaaacgaacttttaccctttaaaaaaaCACGACTTTCCCAATTGAATTACTCGTTTCTTTCTTCACGAATAAGTAAAAGCCTTAAAAGGGAAATAATTAActtatagtttaaaaaaaaataaaaaacacgaGTTTCCTAATTGCAGACGCGGcgtatatatattcttttattcgTCCTTGTTGGGCACACAGACAAAGTAAAACCACTTGACGGGGTCGACGAGGAGTTAAGTTGCGCgtagacacacacacacacacacacacacactcttcTTTTCACAGTCAATGGAGTTCAAGTTTCGAGAAATTGACGACAGAACGACGCCGTATCGGTCTTCTCCTTCTCCGTCTTCTCAGAGTTCGAGCTACCTATCTGATCAAGCATTGCGAGGTCCGTTTACATCTATCTCTCAATCGTCATTATCCTCTATTTGGTTACTAAacgccaaaaaaaaaaaaagaagaatatattcttttcaagaaaatagcttttgaaaaaaaaaaaaaaaaaggttcagCAAGTAGTTTAAACACGCTTTTGTTTACATTGTTTGGCTGAAATATATAAAGGTTCAAGATTATAGACTCTTGCTTTCGATAGTGTTGTAATTTTCAGAATTGCTATGTACTGTGATCCAAATGCTGccttaatttttgttcaagATTATAGCTTGCCATCTTGATCCAATATAAACAATCTCTGTCAGGTAACTACTCAATGGACCCCAATTTCTTGAACAATCCAAGACACTTTTACACAATCCAGCGCGAGATTGAGAAGCAGATAATCAGGCACGAAATAATCACCCATGAAATTATCACTGCAGAAGTTGAGCGCCGGCGATTGCTTGAAGAAGAGGTGAGAAGGGAGCTGATGATTGAAAGAGAGATGGCAATGTATAGAGCAAGAGAAATGGGGCTGTCAATTGATGACAGGTTCTCAATGCAACTACACACAAGTTACCCGTTAATGCACCAGTCCAACAATTGCTGGCTTGAGGACCGGTTCCCATTTCCTTGGAATCCCAGCATGGGATTTGGACATAATGGACTGCCTCCTAACTTTTTGCCTCATTTTTCAAATGGGCCTTGGAGTGGCTTGGAGGTTAACAAGAAGGATAAACTGATTATGCTGGTCAGTGTTCAATTTTACTTCTTCACATagtctatttatttattttttttggtgtcAATGAGTATATTTGTCTTAAATATTGGTTAATGATTGTATTATATGGAATCTGGTTCGCTACAAGTTTGGTGGAATTGATTCAATCAGGTGCTAGATTTAGAGGCATGTGAATGATGTGCGTCTGATTTTGGCATCTTGTCTTTGAGTTTTGCTGTTATTGACAGGGTAGGTGCATCCAGGTTTGCTACCCATGCATGCACTAATCCTTCTACTTGTGTGGGCTGTGCATCAAAAACTCAGTCCTAAGGGGGCATTATTGTGATTGATCAAGGAGAATTTTCTCCCTTGGTTACCATAGCTGCAATTTTTCATTACAACTATTTGTTATAGTGGCATTACTGTAATCTGGGCAGAAAATAACCCGAGATTGATGACTATGCTGATTCCTTAGATGTTGATTTTTGGTGCCCTAGTTTACTTGGGGAAGTCTACCCTGTACATAAACAGCAGACTCTTGCACATTCCTTGGGTTACATCAATATACAATGAAAGCATGATCCATTTGCACCATGTAGAATGAAAACAAACCTTGACTGGATCATGCTTTCATTGTTTATTTTCCTTGTGCGCTTTGTCCTATTACTCTACTTTTTCTGGTATTTTGTGTCTAACTGAGGTTATAGTTTAGGTGCTGAGTGGTAGATGTATCATGGATTACAGTAGATACTAAGTTTAAATAACacaatataacaaaaaagattgcatttcttgttatttttctgATGCATTCTAGCACTTCCCTGTGGACCATTgctcatttttgttttgatactTGTGAAACTTGGTAAgtcttgttttgatttgttagaattttagattttggatctatgaaaattgaaaaataaatagagattAAGTGAGTTTGTTTCATGTTAGTTTCTTCATCTGCTCCATTTGAAATACTCTGTGGTGACATTGTTTCTCTTAATCCCTTATTCATCAAAGTTACTCTTTACATGTCCATTTGAATGGCTTCATCCCACACTAACCTGCATTTGTATGTTATTAGGAGGTTATTGCTTAGAGATTCCCATCCATTCTTAGTGCTATTAGACTTGGTCTTGATGCACAGGTGACAAGTTTGTTGGGGAGTACATTTGGATTCACTATCTTGATTTAGTTCCAAACATATAAGCATTTGGTTATTTATGTTGGTCAAGTTCACAAGTTCAGTTTGCTTGGTCAACTCAAGTAGACGAGAGAGTTGTGCAACTCTTGACCATGCGTGCAAATGCCATTGTATGTGGCTTTAAAATTTGGGCAGTGAGGACATTTGATCCCCCACAGCCTGGAATCAATGTGTGTCTGAAACCTTTTCTGAACGAAAACACGGAGCAAATGTGAGCTTGTCGCAAGCTAAGGTTCCAAGAGAGGTTACATATGTTTACCATGAAGTGTCATATGAACTTGTACAGATTGATTTCTGATGTTTCTTTTTCCCggtaatttcttattttaaatcttattgCTTGTGTTCGTGTATGTGCGTTGGGCTGGAGGCTCCATTGAAATGCCGTTTCCtcaaattatgaattataatgCTCGTAAGTGTTAATATCATCTCTTCTTCTTGTCCTGCTTATTAAGAAAGTGTTTCAGAATccttttcaaacattttccttttttttcttgttttttgaaGGAAAGATTTTCGTAGTTCAGTGCTGGAAATGTTGTTAATTAACAAGGATTCTGGTTGTATcaactatttaaatatactTCTACATTCCGTCCTTTTATGAGAATtcacaatttaaaataaaatttgtgcattattattttgtaaacaaaTTCTTTCATCTGTACTGCACTGCAATAGCAGATGATGGAGCTCACTgggaatatttttcatttttaccaTTGATGTGATAACTAATATAAGGCATCATGGTTTCTGTATCGTTTCCAGCCTAAGCCCGATTCCAATACTTGTGGATCAAAGAAGAAAGCTGCCACACCACCTGCAGGTTCTGGAGAGCTTCCTTCAACGAGTTCAAACAAATCCAAGGAGTGGAGTTGTGTCCTCTGTCAGGTCAGTGCTACTACCGAGAGAGATCTAGATGTGCATCTCCAAGGTAAAAAGCACAAGGCCAAGGAAAAACTACTTAGAGATTTGAAGATGTGCATTAACTCCACTTCAAAAAAAGCTACGGAAAGCAGAGATAGTGCTGACCAAGAAATGAAGCCTAATGTAGAAGATCAATCAGTTAAAGCTAATAAAACTGTTGTTGGTTTAGACCAGAAAGTGGAGGGAGGTCAACCCCTGCAGGTTAAGCCCAATTCCAATCCTTGTGGATCAGATCAGAAAACTGCTACCCTACCTGCAGGTTCTGGAGAGCTTCCTTCGACGAATTCGAACAAGCCCAAGGAGTGGAGTTGTGCCCTCTGTCAGGTCAGTGCTCCTACTGAGAGAGGTCTAGATGAGCATCTTCAAGGTAGGAAGCACAAGGCCAAGGTTGCAGGGCTACTTAGAGATACGAAAAGGTGCAGTAACTCCATTCCATCCACGTCAAAAAAATCTACAGAAAGCAGAGATGGTGTTGGCCAAGAAATGAAGACTAAAATACAAGAGGAATCAGTTAACCAGAAAGTGGACGGTGGTCTAGATGAGCATCCTCAAGGTAAGAAGCAGAAGGCTAAGGAAGAAGAACTACTTGGAGCTCAGAAGTGGATAAAAAAATCCACAGAAAGCAGAGATAGTGCTGGCCAAGAAATGAAGGCTAAAGTAGAAGAGGAATCAGCTAAAGCTAATAGAACTGTTGTTGGTTTAGACCAGAAAGAGGAGGGTTGTCAAGCCCAGCAGGTTAAGCCCTATCCCAATCTTTGTGGATCAAAGCAGGAAGCTGCCACACTACCAGCAGGTTCTGGAGAGCTCCCGCTGACGAGTTCAAAGAAACCCACAGATTGGAGTTGTGCCCTCTGTCAGTTCAGTACTACTAGCAAGAGAGATCTAGATGAGCATCTTCAAGGCAGGAAGCACGAGGCCAAGGAAGAAGGACTACCTGGAGATCAGAAGATGTGCAGTAACTCCACCTCAAGAAACTCTATTGAAAACAGAGATAGTGCTGGCGAAGAAATTAAGGCTACTGTAGAAGAGGAATCAGTTAAAGCTAATAAAACTGTTGTTGGTTTAGACCAGAAAGTGGAGGGTGGTCAAGATGAGCATCTTCAAGGTAAGGAGCACAAGGCAAAGGAAGCCAAGCTAATTGGAGCTCAGACCACCTCATCTTCATCAACATCAAAAGAATCTGGAAAGACAATTAGACCAGAAAGTGGGTTTAGACCAGAAAGTGCTGGTCAAGCAATAAAAGCTAAAGTAGAAGAGGAATCAGTTGAAGCGATTAAAACTGTTGTGGGTTTAGACCAGAAAGTGGAGGGTGAAAAAGATTCGGAGAACAAAAATGAGGAGCTGCCAAAGAAGGACCCGAATGAAAACACTCGGAAGACGACAAATGGAATACCGACTGCAGAGACGATGAAGAGAAAACTTCCCCTTAGGGAGAATTTCGAATTCTGGTGTGAAGTTTGTCAAGTTGGTACTCACTCTGCTGTCGTGATGGAAGGTCATAAAAGGGGGAAGAAGCACATGGCTCGGTCTAATGAATACAGGAAAAATAATGAAGCCGTCCCCCTCACCACCAGCACAACAATTGTGACACCATCAGAGCCTACTGAGAATGTTGAAGGTGAAGCTGTAGTGGTCGAAGAatcaaatgaagaaacaagagATTGTATTATTGAGAAGGCTGAAGATGAAGAGGTGGTGGTCTATAGAGGCAGATAAAGTGGGCCTGATGCAGCAGACTCCTTGTTATGCTGAAGGTAAAGCTCCTAACTTTTCTTTTGCTCTTGCACTTCATTATGaatgttttaaatttcaatgaaCCAGTTGCAACTTgctttatcattttaaaactcggaaattacattaataaatttaaattcattcttCCATCTCATTATATATGGATTTGAAGGTACTGATTGATGAAGCCTATAAATTCAAGCAACAATACTGTAATGGGGATCATGTGTTGTTCTCTACTCTCCAGTCATTGGTAAAAAACtccaaaaatgaaaaccaGACACTGTTAGATCTACTCTTTGAAAGTGCTTCATATATGCATGGTTATGACATTGGACTCTTCGGCTCAAAGCAAATTTTTCTTGATCATGACCTGACATTAGTTTATCTTTTGCTGGCAGGTAGTTGGCGGGATATCACTAACCACAACTTATGCAGAAGCTTCCTAACATCAGCGGTGGGTCCAGGATGTTTGATCGGATCAGCTAAATTATTGTATATGTTTGTGTGAATATTTACAAAGGAGTGaaaaaactaatatattaaatatcaaGAACCTCGTTCTGAATGAGgtttacatatataatttgtaaaataaactaataattaaaatgacaatttatcCTTTTAACTCGTAGAGATACAACCTTAAATTCCTTAAAATCCTGTTTAATTCAGCTCATTCAGAGGGAGACAATCAGACAAACCTTATTTTATTAGAGTGAACTGCGAAAGTACTAGCTTGACCAGAGAGATTAATGTCGTAGTTTGCACATATGTTTAATTGcaattcaatatatattgGAAGTGAACGTGAAAATGGACTTAATAATACTAAGGGAGACAATTCGTGGAACACATAATATCCGCTACATTGCTACTACCTAATAATTTCAGAACCAATTAACAGTCACCTTTATTGGAAAAATCCACTATGATTACAAGCAATCCCATCACATACATGAACAGTTAAATATACGCATCCGTAATTAGATATCACATTAATCAACCACATACATTTCTTGGTTTCTAAGCTCCACAATTGAAATTTCATGAAAAGGTTTCTGCATCGGTGCCTTATTGCGAGCGATAAATTCGTTGGACACGAGTTGCATTGTAGGTCGAGACTTTGGTTGAGAACG contains these protein-coding regions:
- the LOC102608936 gene encoding uncharacterized protein LOC102608936 isoform X2, which encodes MEFKFREIDDRTTPYRSSPSPSSQSSSYLSDQALRGNYSMDPNFLNNPRHFYTIQREIEKQIIRHEIITHEIITAEVERRRLLEEEVRRELMIEREMAMYRAREMGLSIDDRFSMQLHTSYPLMHQSNNCWLEDRFPFPWNPSMGFGHNGLPPNFLPHFSNGPWSGLEVNKKDKLIMLKAATPPAGSGELPSTSSNKSKEWSCVLCQVSATTERDLDVHLQGKKHKAKEKLLRDLKMCINSTSKKATESRDSADQEMKPNVEDQSVKANKTVVGLDQKVEGGQPLQVKPNSNPCGSDQKTATLPAGSGELPSTNSNKPKEWSCALCQVSAPTERGLDEHLQGRKHKAKVAGLLRDTKRCSNSIPSTSKKSTESRDGVGQEMKTKIQEESVNQKVDGGLDEHPQGKKQKAKEEELLGAQKWIKKSTESRDSAGQEMKAKVEEESAKANRTVVGLDQKEEGCQAQQVKPYPNLCGSKQEAATLPAGSGELPLTSSKKPTDWSCALCQFSTTSKRDLDEHLQGRKHEAKEEGLPGDQKMCSNSTSRNSIENRDSAGEEIKATVEEESVKANKTVVGLDQKVEGGQDEHLQGKEHKAKEAKLIGAQTTSSSSTSKESGKTIRPESGFRPESAGQAIKAKVEEESVEAIKTVVGLDQKVEGEKDSENKNEELPKKDPNENTRKTTNGIPTAETMKRKLPLRENFEFWCEVCQVGTHSAVVMEGHKRGKKHMARSNEYRKNNEAVPLTTSTTIVTPSEPTENVEGEAVVVEESNEETRDCIIEKAEDEEVVVYRGR
- the LOC102608936 gene encoding uncharacterized protein LOC102608936 isoform X1 encodes the protein MEFKFREIDDRTTPYRSSPSPSSQSSSYLSDQALRGNYSMDPNFLNNPRHFYTIQREIEKQIIRHEIITHEIITAEVERRRLLEEEVRRELMIEREMAMYRAREMGLSIDDRFSMQLHTSYPLMHQSNNCWLEDRFPFPWNPSMGFGHNGLPPNFLPHFSNGPWSGLEVNKKDKLIMLPKPDSNTCGSKKKAATPPAGSGELPSTSSNKSKEWSCVLCQVSATTERDLDVHLQGKKHKAKEKLLRDLKMCINSTSKKATESRDSADQEMKPNVEDQSVKANKTVVGLDQKVEGGQPLQVKPNSNPCGSDQKTATLPAGSGELPSTNSNKPKEWSCALCQVSAPTERGLDEHLQGRKHKAKVAGLLRDTKRCSNSIPSTSKKSTESRDGVGQEMKTKIQEESVNQKVDGGLDEHPQGKKQKAKEEELLGAQKWIKKSTESRDSAGQEMKAKVEEESAKANRTVVGLDQKEEGCQAQQVKPYPNLCGSKQEAATLPAGSGELPLTSSKKPTDWSCALCQFSTTSKRDLDEHLQGRKHEAKEEGLPGDQKMCSNSTSRNSIENRDSAGEEIKATVEEESVKANKTVVGLDQKVEGGQDEHLQGKEHKAKEAKLIGAQTTSSSSTSKESGKTIRPESGFRPESAGQAIKAKVEEESVEAIKTVVGLDQKVEGEKDSENKNEELPKKDPNENTRKTTNGIPTAETMKRKLPLRENFEFWCEVCQVGTHSAVVMEGHKRGKKHMARSNEYRKNNEAVPLTTSTTIVTPSEPTENVEGEAVVVEESNEETRDCIIEKAEDEEVVVYRGR
- the LOC102608936 gene encoding uncharacterized protein LOC102608936 isoform X3, encoding MEFKFREIDDRTTPYRSSPSPSSQSSSYLSDQALRGNYSMDPNFLNNPRHFYTIQREIEKQIIRHEIITHEIITAEVERRRLLEEEVRRELMIEREMAMYRAREMGLSIDDRFSMQLHTSYPLMHQSNNCWLEDRFPFPWNPSMGFGHNGLPPNFLPHFSNGPWSGLEVNKKDKLIMLPKPDSNTCGSKKKAATPPAGSGELPSTNSNKPKEWSCALCQVSAPTERGLDEHLQGRKHKAKVAGLLRDTKRCSNSIPSTSKKSTESRDGVGQEMKTKIQEESVNQKVDGGLDEHPQGKKQKAKEEELLGAQKWIKKSTESRDSAGQEMKAKVEEESAKANRTVVGLDQKEEGCQAQQVKPYPNLCGSKQEAATLPAGSGELPLTSSKKPTDWSCALCQFSTTSKRDLDEHLQGRKHEAKEEGLPGDQKMCSNSTSRNSIENRDSAGEEIKATVEEESVKANKTVVGLDQKVEGGQDEHLQGKEHKAKEAKLIGAQTTSSSSTSKESGKTIRPESGFRPESAGQAIKAKVEEESVEAIKTVVGLDQKVEGEKDSENKNEELPKKDPNENTRKTTNGIPTAETMKRKLPLRENFEFWCEVCQVGTHSAVVMEGHKRGKKHMARSNEYRKNNEAVPLTTSTTIVTPSEPTENVEGEAVVVEESNEETRDCIIEKAEDEEVVVYRGR